The following coding sequences are from one Nonlabens arenilitoris window:
- a CDS encoding Coq4 family protein — translation MRELLVSLGFTISSKMYVFFKKGTSWHLQTKQLLSYPNHSLGFHLGCFLLKHKFEPQPRCEDHDVFHVLTGYKVDTAQEIAMQFWLWGNGKRSPFVALAMLIGLLLYPDCYNSFTRAYLKGQYSKAIHHIDFSQHLSSPISNFKTNSNTISS, via the coding sequence ATGAGAGAACTTTTAGTGAGTTTAGGTTTTACCATATCTAGTAAAATGTATGTCTTTTTTAAAAAGGGAACATCATGGCATTTACAGACTAAACAACTGCTCTCCTACCCTAATCATAGTTTAGGATTTCATCTAGGTTGCTTTTTATTAAAACACAAATTTGAACCTCAGCCACGTTGTGAGGATCATGACGTTTTTCATGTTCTAACGGGTTACAAAGTAGACACTGCACAGGAAATTGCAATGCAGTTTTGGTTATGGGGCAACGGTAAGCGTAGTCCATTTGTAGCTCTTGCAATGCTTATTGGTCTACTTCTATATCCAGATTGTTATAACAGCTTTACTAGAGCATATTTAAAAGGTCAATATTCTAAAGCTATACATCATATTGATTTCAGCCAACATCTGTCATCACCTATATCAAATTTTAAAACTAACTCTAATACTATATCATCATGA
- a CDS encoding cytochrome-c peroxidase: MRIQFYFLLFIASITISCQNEKDDYIPTDQVILSNVFGSKIDLNNLDSYQNNDIPSYIRFSNQGNAIENDKATLGRILFYDTKLSTNNSISCASCHQQEHAFSDTAIASTGVNGMTGRHSMRLVNVGFQPSTNFFWNERVNSLENQVTQPIKDHAEMGFSGENGAPSFDDLLIKLSATDYYQVLFKHIYGDIAVTEERLQECLSQFVLSIQSFDSRYDDGLLATGNPGPGFPNYNMSENRGKFLFITTPENGGAGCVSCHVPPEFAIKNNIHNNGVIATIADPNVFDHDNTRSPSLRDLENPEGFINGPLMHNGTFTTLLEMVEHYNSIDMTNQQLLDPLLFDSIGPNGPIGQQLQLTDNDKTALINFLKTLTGTDIYTNPKWSDPFAD; encoded by the coding sequence TATTTGGTAGTAAAATTGATTTAAATAATCTAGACAGCTATCAAAATAATGATATTCCATCCTATATAAGATTTTCTAATCAAGGTAATGCTATAGAGAATGATAAAGCGACATTAGGTAGAATTCTATTCTATGATACAAAGTTATCTACTAATAACAGTATTTCTTGTGCAAGCTGTCACCAGCAAGAACACGCGTTTAGCGATACGGCAATCGCTAGTACAGGAGTAAATGGTATGACTGGAAGGCATAGTATGAGATTAGTTAATGTAGGATTTCAACCTAGCACTAATTTTTTCTGGAATGAAAGAGTCAATTCTCTTGAAAATCAGGTAACTCAACCTATAAAAGATCATGCTGAAATGGGTTTTAGTGGTGAAAACGGCGCACCATCTTTTGATGATCTACTCATCAAGCTATCTGCTACAGACTACTATCAGGTATTATTCAAGCACATTTATGGAGATATAGCTGTTACTGAAGAGCGATTACAAGAATGTTTATCTCAATTTGTGTTAAGTATACAATCCTTTGACTCAAGATACGATGATGGATTACTAGCAACTGGTAATCCTGGACCAGGTTTTCCTAACTATAACATGTCAGAGAATCGTGGTAAATTTCTATTTATAACCACACCTGAAAATGGCGGTGCTGGCTGTGTAAGTTGTCATGTCCCGCCAGAATTTGCTATAAAAAACAACATTCACAATAATGGTGTTATTGCGACTATCGCAGATCCAAATGTTTTTGACCACGATAATACCAGGTCGCCCAGTTTAAGAGATCTTGAAAATCCCGAAGGCTTCATCAATGGACCATTAATGCATAATGGAACCTTTACTACCTTACTAGAAATGGTAGAACATTATAACTCAATAGATATGACTAACCAGCAATTGTTGGATCCTCTATTATTTGACAGTATAGGACCTAACGGTCCAATAGGCCAGCAATTACAACTAACAGATAATGATAAAACAGCACTAATTAACTTTTTAAAGACACTTACAGGTACTGATATTTATACTAATCCTAAGTGGAGTGATCCTTTTGCAGATTAA
- a CDS encoding DUF2809 domain-containing protein translates to MKRSLKIKYAILAIVIFLIEVFIALYINDSFIRPFLGDVLVVGLIYCAVMAFTSYRVVTIAISTLIFSYMVELAQYAQVVNLLGLSDNKWARIIIGTSFSWWDMVCYTLGFIIILLIEKNKRIMKISQ, encoded by the coding sequence ATGAAGCGAAGTCTTAAAATCAAATACGCTATTCTAGCGATAGTTATCTTTTTAATAGAAGTCTTTATAGCGCTTTATATTAATGATTCTTTCATACGACCATTTCTAGGAGATGTGCTAGTTGTTGGATTGATTTATTGCGCAGTAATGGCCTTTACATCATATCGAGTGGTAACGATAGCTATAAGCACATTAATTTTTAGCTATATGGTAGAGTTAGCACAATATGCGCAAGTAGTTAACCTACTAGGATTAAGTGACAATAAATGGGCTAGAATTATCATAGGCACTAGTTTCTCATGGTGGGATATGGTGTGTTATACCTTAGGGTTTATAATCATATTACTAATTGAGAAGAATAAAAGAATCATGAAAATTAGTCAATAA
- a CDS encoding winged helix-turn-helix domain-containing protein, producing the protein MSLINKLNKAFDHRIRLGIMSVLVVNDHADFKELKELLDVTDGNLASHAKALEKEEYIRVEKSFIGRKPNTKYIATDVGKLEFKKHIAALEKLLGG; encoded by the coding sequence ATGAGTCTTATCAATAAATTAAATAAAGCATTTGATCATCGTATTAGACTAGGCATTATGTCTGTTCTAGTCGTAAACGATCATGCCGATTTTAAAGAGCTCAAAGAGTTGTTAGATGTTACAGATGGTAACCTTGCTAGTCATGCCAAAGCACTCGAGAAAGAAGAGTATATAAGAGTAGAAAAAAGTTTTATAGGTCGTAAGCCTAATACTAAATATATCGCTACAGATGTGGGCAAACTAGAGTTTAAAAAACATATCGCTGCCCTAGAAAAATTATTAGGTGGATAA
- a CDS encoding NAD(P)-dependent oxidoreductase, producing MKFAIIRERKNPPDRRVVFTPEQLGRLNHAFAKAEFTVESSSIRIFSDAQYAASGINVQEDVSSADVMIGVKEVPIDALIANKKYFFFSHTIKKQPYNRELLRAILNKKIELYDHETIVKKNGARLIGFGRYAGIVGAYNGFRALGLRDGLFELPKVESLPDYKSLKAELHRIKCDLPPINIAMTGVGKVAGGIIEVLEELHIHALKPKEYLQLGQFNNVQTVYTQLDVVDYYTRKDGYKPTKTECYNNPELLKSDFMKYAKVTDMLITGHFYGNGAPYFFTREDMKAADFKINLVADVSCDIDGPIACTIRPSTIADPIYAYDTLTEKEVPFKSAGAITVMAVDNLPCELPKDASEGFGEMFEKHVIPAFFNGDKNGILERARMTTSEGTLTERFSYLQDFVDSKE from the coding sequence ATGAAATTTGCCATAATTAGAGAGAGAAAGAATCCGCCAGATAGGAGAGTAGTATTTACTCCAGAGCAGTTGGGTCGTTTGAATCACGCTTTCGCGAAAGCGGAATTCACAGTAGAGTCTTCTTCCATTAGAATTTTTAGTGATGCACAATATGCTGCTAGCGGCATTAATGTTCAAGAAGATGTAAGTAGTGCAGATGTGATGATAGGTGTAAAAGAAGTACCTATAGATGCTTTGATAGCTAATAAGAAATACTTTTTCTTTTCGCATACTATTAAAAAGCAACCATATAATAGAGAACTGTTAAGAGCAATCTTAAACAAAAAAATAGAGCTTTATGATCACGAGACGATTGTAAAAAAGAACGGAGCACGATTAATAGGTTTTGGTAGATATGCTGGGATTGTAGGAGCTTATAATGGTTTCCGTGCACTAGGTTTGCGCGATGGATTGTTTGAATTACCTAAGGTAGAAAGCTTGCCAGATTATAAATCGCTTAAAGCAGAGCTGCATCGCATTAAATGCGATTTACCACCCATTAACATCGCAATGACTGGAGTGGGAAAAGTTGCCGGTGGTATTATAGAAGTGCTGGAAGAGTTACATATACATGCCTTAAAGCCCAAAGAATATTTACAATTAGGGCAGTTTAATAATGTACAAACTGTGTATACACAGTTAGACGTAGTAGATTATTATACTCGGAAAGATGGATATAAGCCTACAAAAACAGAGTGTTATAACAATCCAGAGTTGTTGAAGAGTGACTTTATGAAATATGCCAAAGTTACCGATATGTTGATTACTGGTCATTTCTACGGTAATGGAGCGCCTTACTTTTTTACGAGAGAAGATATGAAGGCTGCTGATTTTAAAATAAATCTTGTTGCAGACGTGAGTTGTGATATTGACGGTCCTATTGCGTGTACTATAAGACCTAGCACGATTGCAGATCCTATATATGCCTATGATACTTTAACAGAAAAAGAGGTGCCATTTAAATCAGCCGGCGCTATAACGGTTATGGCTGTAGATAACCTGCCTTGTGAATTGCCTAAGGATGCGAGTGAAGGTTTTGGTGAGATGTTTGAAAAGCACGTGATTCCTGCATTTTTTAATGGCGATAAAAATGGAATTTTAGAGCGTGCACGTATGACTACCAGTGAAGGTACTTTAACAGAAAGGTTCTCTTATTTACAAGATTTTGTGGACAGCAAGGAGTAA
- a CDS encoding FadR/GntR family transcriptional regulator, whose amino-acid sequence MIEHGLKLVTTDDTENIVTHENDVVSEIRALIKKHNLEAGDKLPSERKLSEKLGVSRNQIRAGIQKLEFYGIIETLPQSGSIITGIGVPSMNTMMNDILDLDTPDFNSLVETRVIIESHAVQMAATRCTKESLKQLEKAHQNFVDCITNGLPSLIEDMKFHLAIVKASENSVLYGLMKIIVPDIIGHFNKEDICDRTQAIKLVGEHTDIVEAIKSKKSDDALEALNTHFAALRKYTIK is encoded by the coding sequence ATGATAGAGCATGGTCTCAAATTAGTTACAACTGATGATACTGAAAACATCGTTACTCACGAGAATGATGTGGTTAGTGAAATACGTGCGCTAATTAAAAAACATAATCTAGAAGCTGGAGACAAATTACCATCAGAGAGAAAACTATCAGAAAAACTAGGTGTAAGTCGCAACCAGATAAGAGCTGGAATCCAGAAATTAGAATTTTATGGGATTATCGAGACACTACCGCAAAGTGGTTCCATCATTACCGGTATAGGTGTGCCTTCTATGAATACCATGATGAATGATATTCTCGATTTAGATACACCAGATTTTAACTCGCTAGTTGAAACTAGAGTAATCATAGAATCCCATGCAGTTCAAATGGCTGCTACTAGATGTACCAAAGAGTCTCTTAAACAGTTAGAAAAAGCACATCAAAACTTTGTAGACTGTATTACTAACGGATTACCATCATTAATAGAAGATATGAAATTTCACTTGGCCATTGTAAAGGCCAGTGAGAATTCCGTTTTATATGGATTAATGAAAATTATCGTGCCAGATATCATTGGACACTTTAATAAAGAAGATATATGTGACCGTACACAAGCCATTAAGTTAGTAGGTGAACATACGGATATAGTAGAAGCTATAAAAAGTAAAAAAAGTGATGATGCTCTTGAAGCGTTAAATACTCACTTTGCTGCATTGCGCAAATACACCATTAAATAA
- a CDS encoding bifunctional 4-hydroxy-2-oxoglutarate aldolase/2-dehydro-3-deoxy-phosphogluconate aldolase — protein sequence MDITQFIKQTESHKIVPVFFHQDASVVINTIEASYKGGVRVFEFVNRGHNGLETFKTIIPHFKKYDDLVIGVGTIYDSKTAAQFVEAGAQFIVSPGLVTELANYCVHHNIAYIPGIATITEATTAMHLGCEMIKIFPANVIGSAFAKAVKSVLPQLAIMPTGGINPTENGLKEWFDAGVNCVGMGSQLFDKLKINHGDFKGLEQDIEIAVQTASVL from the coding sequence ATGGATATTACACAATTTATTAAGCAAACAGAATCGCACAAGATAGTTCCTGTATTTTTCCATCAGGATGCAAGCGTAGTGATCAATACCATAGAAGCATCTTATAAAGGTGGAGTACGTGTATTTGAATTTGTCAATCGTGGGCACAATGGTCTTGAGACTTTTAAAACTATAATACCTCATTTTAAAAAGTATGATGATCTAGTGATAGGAGTAGGGACGATTTATGACTCAAAAACAGCAGCGCAATTTGTTGAGGCCGGCGCACAATTTATCGTTTCTCCAGGTTTAGTTACAGAACTTGCTAACTATTGTGTTCACCACAATATTGCTTATATACCTGGAATTGCCACTATTACAGAGGCTACTACCGCAATGCATTTGGGTTGTGAGATGATTAAAATATTTCCTGCAAATGTGATAGGTTCCGCTTTCGCGAAAGCGGTTAAATCAGTCCTACCACAACTAGCCATTATGCCTACAGGTGGAATCAACCCTACAGAAAATGGTTTGAAAGAATGGTTTGATGCTGGTGTTAATTGTGTGGGAATGGGAAGTCAGTTATTTGATAAACTTAAAATCAATCACGGCGATTTTAAAGGTTTAGAACAAGATATTGAAATAGCTGTTCAGACTGCATCAGTGCTATAA
- a CDS encoding plastocyanin/azurin family copper-binding protein produces MKKVIAFLTIALALTATSQAQHSMKKDKMMDAPVKTIALEQVAGEFVQKEIKVNPGTYVFTVTNNEVGHDVGFVLVKKGDDISNPKNHIQTAYVTQAVATGQTQSSQATTLSAGSYYYFCPLNPTATDNLLIVE; encoded by the coding sequence ATGAAAAAAGTAATCGCATTTTTAACCATCGCTCTAGCATTAACAGCAACTTCACAAGCACAACACAGTATGAAGAAAGACAAAATGATGGATGCTCCTGTAAAAACAATTGCATTAGAACAAGTAGCTGGTGAATTTGTACAAAAAGAAATTAAAGTAAATCCTGGTACTTATGTATTTACAGTAACCAATAATGAAGTGGGACACGATGTAGGTTTTGTACTTGTGAAAAAAGGAGATGATATCTCTAACCCAAAGAACCATATCCAAACGGCATATGTAACGCAAGCAGTAGCCACTGGTCAGACACAATCATCGCAGGCAACAACATTGAGTGCAGGTTCTTACTATTACTTTTGCCCATTAAACCCTACAGCTACAGATAATTTATTAATTGTTGAGTAA
- a CDS encoding DUF1801 domain-containing protein, with translation MNPAHDYIYRSPEPYRSIMMHLQSLIESTIPEAQLNYKWHLPFYYLDEKKMFCFLNFRKKFVDLGMSYGNELTNQHGKLVAGEGRKMLRSLRFESLEEIDDQVVIETLLELKEIRLNHKKKK, from the coding sequence ATGAATCCCGCACACGATTATATCTACCGTTCTCCAGAGCCTTATCGCTCCATTATGATGCATTTGCAATCACTGATAGAGTCGACTATACCTGAGGCACAACTGAATTATAAATGGCATTTGCCTTTTTATTATCTTGATGAAAAAAAGATGTTTTGCTTCCTGAATTTCCGTAAAAAATTTGTAGACCTAGGAATGTCCTATGGTAATGAATTGACTAATCAACATGGTAAATTAGTCGCAGGTGAAGGAAGAAAAATGTTGCGATCATTGCGATTTGAAAGCTTGGAAGAAATCGATGATCAGGTGGTTATTGAAACCTTATTAGAACTCAAAGAAATACGACTTAACCATAAAAAGAAGAAATGA
- a CDS encoding DUF4153 domain-containing protein, with the protein MKKTIVIILGGITFATLFYNHFLGLNTAVYALFLIIALAIMNTKSLLKPTIIASAAGMIASSIAIMMHGSGMAVMCYFLSVFLFIGMVASSQASIYTSWFNGLYNLFFGMFHDFIFNIQKIKEEPTSTYAVSQIIKITVIPILLIILFSYLYSLANPVFAEWLGFIDLSFIDGLWFFTAILGGFIMGNIAQPNAIDPLTANDINTDNFLKSKELENPEIEKAKNELQLGTFSISALNILLVIVLITELMFILNIKDFAASELSDAVHSGVYASIVSIILAVVIIAIFFRGSINFIRENGTLKTLTFIWIGLNSLLIASIFTKTFLYIDQYGLSMKRIGVVVYLTLCLIGLFTTFLKVQHQLNFVYLWRRNLAVSFVIISIFSLFNWSAIVTDYNLNNDFVDHKQLERLLPQNALILKKHGLYDDAQELNNNLGYSSARYWEEHFTNRQWQDFNYIAYQIKKENNQDAQSNP; encoded by the coding sequence ATGAAAAAGACCATCGTTATTATTTTAGGCGGCATCACATTTGCCACTCTATTTTACAACCACTTTCTGGGGTTAAATACAGCAGTTTATGCTCTATTTCTTATCATAGCGCTTGCTATAATGAATACTAAATCACTTCTTAAGCCTACCATTATTGCCAGCGCCGCTGGAATGATTGCCTCTTCCATTGCTATTATGATGCATGGATCTGGCATGGCTGTAATGTGTTACTTCTTATCTGTGTTTTTATTTATAGGAATGGTTGCTAGCTCTCAAGCTAGTATTTACACGAGCTGGTTTAATGGCTTATACAATCTGTTTTTTGGAATGTTCCATGACTTTATTTTTAATATTCAAAAAATTAAAGAAGAGCCTACATCTACTTATGCAGTAAGTCAGATTATAAAAATCACCGTCATTCCTATTCTTTTAATTATTTTATTCTCTTATCTCTATAGTCTAGCAAATCCTGTGTTTGCAGAGTGGTTAGGATTTATAGATCTCAGTTTTATAGATGGACTATGGTTTTTTACAGCTATACTAGGTGGCTTTATCATGGGGAATATAGCACAGCCTAATGCGATTGATCCCTTAACCGCAAATGACATTAATACTGATAATTTCTTAAAATCTAAAGAACTAGAAAATCCAGAAATTGAAAAAGCTAAAAATGAATTACAACTAGGTACGTTCTCCATTAGTGCTCTTAATATCCTACTGGTCATTGTATTGATTACAGAGCTGATGTTTATTTTAAATATCAAGGATTTTGCAGCATCAGAATTAAGCGATGCGGTTCACTCTGGTGTTTATGCCAGCATTGTAAGCATCATTCTAGCCGTGGTGATTATTGCTATATTTTTTCGCGGAAGCATCAACTTTATAAGAGAAAACGGAACTCTTAAAACACTCACTTTTATATGGATAGGGCTTAATTCCCTATTAATCGCCAGCATATTTACAAAGACCTTTTTATACATAGATCAATATGGGTTATCCATGAAGCGCATAGGTGTTGTGGTGTATCTTACCTTATGCTTAATAGGCCTATTTACAACCTTCCTAAAGGTACAACACCAACTAAACTTTGTGTATTTATGGCGCCGTAATCTAGCGGTAAGCTTTGTGATTATCTCCATATTTTCATTATTCAATTGGTCTGCTATTGTTACAGATTACAATCTCAATAATGATTTTGTAGATCATAAACAGTTAGAAAGATTACTACCACAAAATGCTTTGATTCTTAAAAAGCATGGATTATATGACGATGCACAAGAACTCAATAATAATTTAGGATATAGCTCTGCACGATACTGGGAAGAGCATTTTACAAATCGTCAATGGCAAGATTTTAATTATATCGCATATCAAATTAAGAAAGAAAATAATCAAGATGCTCAAAGCAATCCATAA
- a CDS encoding DUF1361 domain-containing protein has product MKTLIINRFKELSILLMLSLTSIVLLTVRIKITHDFYMLFLVWNLFLAILPYVISLWLETSIASTYYKRTHKWLTVPIFTIWLLILPNAPYIITDLIHIRNASGAFLIYDSILIASFAITGCWAGFMSLHQMINSLSSIHIIKREVHQTVLPYLILFLCAIGIYLGRDLRWNSWDIIQQPAKLFTDTLSIFIHPLTHQTAWLQIIPMSLFLMVLYKLFLQYEAKS; this is encoded by the coding sequence ATGAAAACACTAATCATTAATCGCTTTAAAGAACTAAGCATTTTATTAATGCTTAGTTTAACTAGTATCGTACTTCTTACCGTACGCATAAAAATCACACACGACTTTTATATGCTATTCCTAGTCTGGAATCTTTTTCTAGCAATACTACCCTATGTTATTAGTTTATGGTTAGAAACAAGCATAGCTAGTACGTATTATAAAAGAACTCATAAATGGTTGACCGTACCTATTTTTACAATATGGCTGCTCATTTTACCTAATGCTCCTTACATTATCACTGATTTAATACACATTAGAAACGCAAGTGGTGCTTTTCTTATCTATGATAGTATTCTTATCGCTAGTTTTGCTATTACCGGTTGCTGGGCTGGCTTTATGAGTTTACATCAAATGATAAACAGCCTAAGCTCTATACATATTATTAAAAGAGAGGTACACCAAACTGTACTGCCATATCTTATTCTATTTCTATGCGCCATAGGCATATATTTAGGTCGTGATTTAAGGTGGAATAGTTGGGATATCATCCAGCAACCAGCTAAGCTTTTTACAGACACTTTATCTATTTTTATACATCCGTTAACACACCAGACAGCTTGGTTACAAATCATACCTATGAGTCTATTTTTAATGGTCCTCTATAAATTATTTCTTCAATATGAAGCGAAGTCTTAA
- a CDS encoding sugar kinase, with translation MAQKVVTIGEVLMRLTVPDYKRLFQTVNFDVTFGGSEANVGVSLAHFGLDSTHITALPDHNLGERVERFLKLNGVSGEGIVRKEGRLGVYYLETGAMQRPSRIVYDRFDSTFVHLKEDEINWEIVFKDASWFHYSGITPAISQNAADITLRALKEAKKRGVTTSGDINYRRNLWQYGKQPLDIMPGLVELTDVVIGGRVDLENCLGIQDEDWQTNCDKVLKKYPHIKAFSKTVRNAMTASRNELSGLLYTDGKLYTSKNYDMKNIVDRIGGGDAFMAGLIYGFLNLDPQETVEFGVAASVLKHSTIGDVNLSSKEEVEELVKGDNVGRLLR, from the coding sequence ATGGCACAAAAGGTAGTTACTATAGGAGAAGTCTTGATGAGACTTACCGTTCCAGATTATAAGAGATTATTTCAAACAGTAAATTTTGATGTTACCTTTGGTGGATCAGAGGCAAATGTTGGAGTTTCTTTAGCTCATTTTGGTTTGGATAGTACCCATATCACCGCCTTACCAGATCATAATTTAGGAGAGCGAGTAGAGCGATTTTTAAAACTTAATGGAGTCAGTGGTGAAGGTATCGTGCGCAAAGAAGGCCGTCTAGGTGTTTACTATCTTGAAACAGGTGCGATGCAACGCCCATCACGTATTGTTTATGATCGATTTGATAGCACCTTTGTACATCTTAAAGAAGATGAAATTAACTGGGAAATCGTTTTTAAAGATGCGTCATGGTTTCACTACAGTGGTATCACACCAGCTATTTCTCAAAACGCTGCAGACATCACGCTTAGAGCACTTAAGGAAGCTAAGAAAAGAGGAGTCACTACAAGTGGAGACATTAATTACAGACGCAATTTATGGCAATACGGTAAACAACCACTGGACATAATGCCAGGTCTAGTCGAGTTAACAGATGTGGTAATAGGTGGAAGAGTTGATCTAGAAAACTGTCTAGGTATACAGGATGAAGACTGGCAGACTAACTGTGATAAGGTGCTCAAAAAATATCCACATATAAAAGCTTTTTCAAAAACTGTACGCAATGCAATGACGGCTTCTCGTAATGAACTATCTGGTTTACTTTATACAGATGGTAAGTTATATACCTCTAAGAATTATGACATGAAAAACATCGTCGATCGTATAGGTGGTGGTGATGCATTTATGGCTGGATTAATCTATGGTTTTTTAAATTTAGATCCGCAAGAAACGGTAGAATTTGGTGTAGCGGCATCTGTTTTAAAACACAGTACTATAGGAGATGTCAATTTAAGTAGTAAAGAAGAAGTAGAAGAACTAGTAAAAGGCGATAACGTAGGTAGACTTTTAAGATAA
- a CDS encoding GH25 family lysozyme: protein MNFKKWWFILSIIGVISILLFQYKKPIYRWFYNLNKYDASMVYKSDHIKKYAIHGIDVSHHQGIIEWDNIEHPDSTMQIDFVFIRAVVGTELDNRFKENWSGATKSQIKKGAYHYYWSNVNSAKQAAVFINQVVLHKGDLPPVLDIEDISNVQNKASLRKGLKNWIKIIKDHYGVQPIIYSGEAFYRDVLMPDSYFEEYPRIWIANYNRINAPRIEWDFWQYSDRFPVDGIKTLVDGNVFQGSQHDFEALLVP from the coding sequence ATGAATTTTAAAAAATGGTGGTTCATACTCTCAATAATTGGTGTTATATCTATTTTATTATTCCAATATAAAAAGCCTATATATCGCTGGTTTTATAACTTGAACAAGTACGATGCCTCAATGGTTTATAAAAGTGATCACATCAAAAAATATGCAATACATGGAATAGATGTTTCTCATCATCAAGGTATTATTGAATGGGATAACATTGAACATCCAGATAGTACAATGCAAATAGACTTTGTGTTTATAAGAGCTGTAGTGGGAACAGAATTAGATAATAGATTTAAAGAAAACTGGTCTGGCGCGACAAAATCCCAAATTAAAAAAGGCGCCTATCATTATTACTGGAGTAATGTTAATAGTGCAAAGCAGGCTGCTGTATTTATAAATCAAGTAGTTTTACATAAAGGTGATTTACCACCTGTATTAGATATCGAGGATATTTCTAATGTGCAGAATAAAGCTTCTTTAAGAAAAGGTCTCAAGAATTGGATTAAAATTATTAAAGATCATTATGGTGTTCAACCAATTATTTATAGTGGTGAGGCTTTTTATAGAGATGTTCTGATGCCAGATTCTTACTTTGAAGAATATCCTAGAATATGGATAGCAAATTATAATAGAATTAATGCGCCACGTATCGAGTGGGATTTCTGGCAGTACAGTGATCGGTTTCCAGTAGATGGAATTAAAACCTTAGTTGATGGAAATGTATTTCAAGGTTCACAACATGATTTTGAAGCTTTACTGGTTCCTTAA